Within Anopheles nili chromosome 3, idAnoNiliSN_F5_01, whole genome shotgun sequence, the genomic segment CCATTTGAACAACCTGAACAGTATCACGATAACGGATAATCCATGCGTGCAAATGACTGGCAGTGCAATGTAAGTACCAGGACATGCTTCGTAAACTCGTTTTCGATTGATCATTCATTACTCCATGCGCCTAATACATGCCTAATTCTAGTGGATTTGACTATCGTCCGTTTGTGCTAAACTGGTGCATGAGCGTTAAGCAAATCGATGGTTTCGTTGTCACTGCCATTGAAAGTCTCAAAGCGGAGTGGCTGTACAGCCAGGGACGTGGACGTCAGTTTCGAATAGGGGAACAGTCGTCATTGGCCCGTTACCTTAGCAGTGTTTGTCCGCTATCCGGGGAAGCGCtggaaaatcaaaatgaacGTAAACTGCGACTTATCCTTAGCAAGGCTCAACAACATCAGCGGCAACTGCAAGAGCAAACGACACTGGGAAGCGATGGTACAAACCAGTCGGCAAACAATTCACCATCATCTTTGCGACGGAAAGGACAGGCGACAAGAATACAGTCACCCCGGGTGTCGCGTCTCAGTGGGCGCCAAAATTCGCCCGATGCTATGTCAAACAGTTACCATGGTAACCTTTCGACCAGTTCAATTTCCTCTGGGCATAACGAGAGCAGTTCGGGTGGATCACAATTGTTTGAGTTGACAAGATCTCTTATCGATAACATAACATCGGACAGTAACATAATGTCGCAAAGTTTGGATCCCAATATGCTAGCAACTAACAACGGTGGTGCATCAAACACGGCTAACACCGGGCCAAGTTCATTCCACGAATGTGTTGTTCTAAGCAAACAACTTGCATCGACAACGAATCAAAATCACGGGGTATTGTATAGTGGTAAGTATGAATCCTTGTGATTAATTGTCGGCTCTCGACGGTGTTGTTACGATGCTCTAATACCACTGGTACCTAACAGATCAACAAACAGGGGCAACTGTAACGGCTGGTAGCGGTCCACTAACTGCTGCTTCAAAAATGGTACCCGTGCCAGAATCATTGATGAGTCCTGATTGTGgtccaaccaccaccacggcaGCCAGTATTGTTCAGCGAAATCTGCAGCACTGTAATATGCAACCTCAACCGCAAACTCCTCAAATCCCGAAAGCCATAAAAACGAAAGGTAAGCTTAGGGCAGTCACTTTTTAATTCATGCATTAttgtaaaatgtttattgttgtttatatgtttattatttgtaGATACCAATCGGTCTGCTAGTCAATCTGGCGGGTGCAACTCTCTGCCCAAAAGTGCAAGCCCGCGTccatcgaaacgaaacaatagcAGTGAACGTTCGTCGCCATCGCTTTCCCCTCGAAAAATCCTGAATAGTAATAGTAGCAATGGTGCTAGCATGAACAACAATCATTCGAGGCCTGTTTCGGCACAATCAAGGCATTCCGTGCATGCACCCACGGCAACACCCTCAGAAGGTGGGTCGAGTAACGCGGTCAGTTCCGATGATGATAGTGAGGCAATCAATATAGAAAAATTACGTACTATACGTCACAAGGCCGCTCAACAGCAAAcgcatcaacatcatcaaccTGTCGTCCAACATATGgtattgaaaatgaaaacgaaggATGTCGCTCCTGCTGGCAAGGAGACGTTGGAAGATAACAAGGCAACGGAAAATTCAGCCATTCTCATACAGAAGCTATGGCGCGGCTATGTAGCTCGCAAACGTACGCGTGACGTCGTGGAAAAGTTATTTCATAAACGAACTAACGACCATATTCTGCAACTTACCAAAGATATGCAGGTGACAAAAGAACAACTGGAATCTGGTCGTAAAATTCAGCAGCTACAAATGAAAGCCCTTCGACAACTGTGGAGAAAAGTTTCCGCTATGAATCAATCCGCAGATCCTACATCCCTTGGCAATAACAGCTGTGGCCAAATGCAAGCAACAGTACtggaagcagaagaagcgTGTGGAGGCGTTCATGTGGGAGGCGACGTGATGGAGAGTAATACTCTTCAAGATTTAACAAAATCGTGCTCAATGCTGATGAATCAAGTGCAACAACTGCAAGGAGCCGTTAGGGATATTGTTGgttgtatgcaatttttagTCCATGTTCCACAACCTACCCAACAGCCTGCCGGCAATATTCCTCGTTGTACTATTGAAACCCAAACGGATGTCGTAGCTGTTTTTACACCACGGGTAGAACAACAAGTGGAAACATTTCCCTTCGACTCGTCGAGCTCCGCTAGCGAGCAAAAAGAACTTAATGTATCGACCGGCAGCGGTAAACTTTCAAGACCTTCAACGCTGCCGATAAGCTCCACAGAAACGTCTCCCAAGCCTGTTGTTGGGGAAGATTGCCTAACAAGCATAGAAGATATTGTAGCTGTTGAACCGAAGCAACGGATTGATAGTAATCAGGCGATGAAGATTGAAGAAGCGGATCGTGGAAATGATGAGGAGAATAATGACGGTGAGCAGAAGGAACgtgacgaaaaagaaaatgaagaccTAGTTGAAGCGGCTACCACAGGTACAATAGAAACGATTAGCACATAAGAGTTTGGGGAAGGGCTTTTTCGGGCATTCCTTACGAAGCTTCTACGGTAATTACATTTTACTGGGCATCTGCGTGGGCACATGCGTAGACCAGCTACatttgttgattatttttaagctATTGGTCTAAAACGCAAAGGTAGTCATTctcaattttatttatcggTACAATCGATACTGCGGTACAATgactttgtttttattgttgtggTTTCTTATGATTTTAAAATAGCATTTATCATAAAGCTCTATGTGATAGACTTTTCCAATAGGTCTTATCTTCTAATATGTTTTGTTATTCCTACACAATGATTCCGCTACATTTCTAGCAAACATGTTCTAAAACATTCTTTAATCAACCCGATGCATTCCACATTCCAAACACGGTGGCAGTGACTCGTACAGCACGGCTGGCATTTGTTTATTGTGTTAGGCATaaagttttaaaaaatattcaaagcaaacgaaaaaatatgaaaaaaatcttttcatACCAAAGAGCGTCAACCGCAGCTTCCCATCAATGAAGTATCATAATGAACTAAACACTAAACACGTGTTCCTGTATAACTATGCGCTAAACACGTGTCTGGGGGGCTCGATAGCCGTTTGAATCTCGACTGAGCCGCCTctcccgtacgcaggactttgactatccagctacgagaaattcaaattcataGAAAGCCTGggctaagcatagcaaggtacGCCTTGACTGCGTACACCAATTGTCGAGCcaattaagaagaagaagaaacacgtGTCTCAGTCACTTGAAATCGCTTGGGAATGATATGTATGACTTGTTACTGAAATTCAATCTTAAGACATGAAGGCGGCATACAAGTATTTCTGTGCTCATAATTTTAGCTATTTATTTGATTGTTCTCGATCGTTAAATTTCTTCTGCTTTACCTGCATTTCGTAACCGCgtagtttttttgtctcaatGCTCaaatatgcatttttaattaatgtacttcatttttcaaaaaacctATTGTTGAAGTATACAGTATGATTTAATTGATGTTGTATCTACATTTCATTAGATACACAAAGGGAGTTAAACTACAATTGAATGCAATGCTTAGCTCCACAAGTCCgttttgaaacaaacacaactTAAATCATACACTGCAgtacattaattttgaataataCAACAAATCAGCAAAAATAATCTGTTCTATAAATCTGTGCTTCAAAGCACGGTGCTAATGTTGATACTAATTATGATGGCGTGCTCCATCATAGGTCTGTGGCGTAAGGAATTAGGAACAACtcatatataaaaaatactaTCATGATAGTGATAGCGATGTGTAATGGAGTAAACTAACAAAAGTCAAAGATAAAAATAGGAAATGAAAGTGAGTAAGCTACTTCAGAAAGTAatcatgtttgcttttgtgatGCTAAATGGTGTAATAAGCGTGTGAGTCTTTCTCCGGCGAATCTGCAGCCCGCCGCAGTTACTTTTAATCTTCATCCACTCTTCAAGTGCCTGTATTTTACTTTGTTTGAAGGAATAACAAATATGATAAATCGATTAGAGACAGAGAAGATTAAATTGAAAGGGTACGACTGGTGCGAGAAATAAGGAAAGTAAATAGGAAAGTGTTTTTTCGACCTGTGTTGTAAATGCGTATTTCAAAATTGGCTTTATGATTTGGAATACAGCGCTCCTATTATCCTTTTAAATATCCATTTCCATTGAACAGGGCTATAGGTTTCTACAATCGTAGagttttaaaagaaaacataatgGAAATCATTTTGCTGTAGTAAAAGTTCAAACATACTTACTAGCTGCAAACTGTTCTACCGTAAGCAAAAGTACTATAGCTAGAAATACGTAACAAGCAAACCCTTTCAGTGTACTCTTTACCGCTCTTaagaaaattttaatattgaGTTAGTACCATACCGTAATCGAAAGGTACAGTTATTGCAGAATTCAAATAGTAGGATAGTCACATATAGTAGGATTATGCCCTTATTGTATGTTATTTTATAGCTTTTAAAGGTGAACTAGACCATCGTCGCGAGGATTTTCAAACTAGTATTACATTTAGTGTTCAAAAGGTAGAAGCATTCCAAGGACATATAACTGATACAATATAGCGTAGAATGTCTTGCATTGGGGTGCACTCTTTGAATGCATTGCAATCGTTGGAAATCAaaaattcaatgaaaataGTTGAAAAGCAACGAAATTCGATTAGGAGATATATATTTGATTGGTAGACAGCGTTGGTACGCAACGTTTGAATCAACCGTACAAAGGAGTTTTACTTCTACGTCAATAGGTCGAAACGTATTGTTACGTTCTATTCTCATCgctcgctctgtctctcgcaAAAGCCAAAGCTAAAATATGAAAGAGTGCTAAATGATTGATAAACAATCAttctttcaaataaaattaagcatACGCAATTACAAATGTACATACACGTGTATAATTGATAATTCCATCTTATAAACTAATAAACGCATTGTACGCCGTTATGCCAGAAAACGTGCATTCGAATCAAGAGTTTAGCCATGCATTAGGGACATCATTTTGGTGCTCTAGATGCTTTATTTGTTACATCTATCGTCGTTAATGCTatcatcttcatcttcatcaatCGCGCTATCCTCATCCTCAtcttcgtcgtcatcgtcatctgAGCTTTGAGCAACAAATTTCCGGTTGGTATTTCGAAATAGTCCATCCTCGTCCAAGTTTTCTTCTAATTCTCGCTTTTTGCTAAACTTTCGAGGCCAAACACCTTCCTTTTCAAAGATCTTGATGTGCGTCGGTGTCAAAATTCGGCATATTTCGGCCTTCACCTTATTGCCTTCCTCTATTGGTTCAATCAGTACAAAATTGCCTCGCTTTACCCACACATTTTTGCGAAACTTTACAGGCATTGATACTAGAAAGCTTTCTTCGTTGTCTTCTGCAGTTTCGACTTCATGCAAATTGTTCCCCCTGCTAGCCACGATGCGGACGATGCGCTGATTTTCTTTCGGCACTTCGTAATCGTCTGCCTCTTGTTCCTTTAGAACGTGTTTAATTTTCGTAACACGTGACATGTTCCAATTGCAATCCAATTAGTGGTATTTAGAATTACTTTCCAAGTAACATCTAGCGACGTCGTGTCTTATCTTCACTGTGGGATATTGCATTGGCTTAACACCATACACCAAATTATCTTGTTTTTATACTCAAATCCCAGAAGAGTTCGCTGCAACGAGATGGACAAGAAAATGCGTGAATGTTCTCGATCAATTTTAGTGATCTTCAACATTTATAACAAtgatcattttttaaatttacaatTATTACGCTAAGATGAaagatgattttattttggtaAACAATACTCCGTTTTTTGCTGGTTTAGAAACTTTGACTAGACAGTAATTAGAGCGgaattgaaaatcaaaacacaagCTATTATTGATTGTACCTACTTGTTGGCTGAGGATAATGATACCGGagcaattgaattttaatagatatttaaaagcaaaataaacttTTCCTTGGATGGATTCTGACCGAAACAATGGAGCGTGCTCATCCTGTGACACTGTAAACGTCAAAGCTAACAGTTTTTCTGTATTTTAATGGTTGaattgcagttttccattgtGATGGAAAATGCCGCAACAAAATTTAAGCCAAATACTTTTATTTCAAAACACTAAATGTTACAAATAGCTCCAGAGGTTCGTTGGACTATTCTATGTCAGTTCCTCAGCCATACGGGTAAATGTTTACATACCGGACAACTCAATCGCGTTGTTAGCAATGGGATGGGTGTAGTGTCAAATAAGCATTTGGTAAACAAAACAGCACGATacgatttatttcacttcatAGTAAACAATTTGCATGGCCTAGCGGAGCTTTGACACGTAAATACATATAACTAATTCTATTTCTATTTAGTACCATCTTCTTATTTTTCAATACtcattttatcgtttttgtttgtagaaATGAACGTTTCTTCATTTTAGATCACAAAAAATAGTgcttatttattgtttcagtAGCTGTGGTTGCTTAGTCATTTGATTCCCGACATACATtgaacgagaaataaaaaaaaattcttgcTGCAAAGATCCCGTTGAACGAAGAAATAGCATTGCGGTTTCCATCGAATGCCACCGGTTGTGGCATAACTGCTGAGATGTTCTGCTAAAGTGTTCGGAACCGTAGCAATTAGCTTCGCAAGACTTTGTTCTCACAAAGCAGTTATCACAACCAACCAAGAAGCATGGATTCGGCGGGCTCTAAAACCCGATTCATGCCGTTGTACCAATGGTGTAAAGGGAGGGAGCGTGGATTACAACCGCGTTTCGGCGATGCAGACACAATTCACCGCACCATCTACCGGTCGCTGGAACCGAAAAAGATCTGGAATGATCCCGGCCGTTTCTCCAGCATCGTGCGGGACTACGGCGGAACGTACAATCTGGAATTCTCGCATGACGGCTCGCTGCTGGTGGCGGCATGCGAGAAAAaatcgattgttttgtttgatccACTCACGGAGATACAAATATGCGCGGTTAAAAATGCCCACAACGACAGCGTAAACTGCATAAAGTTTATAGATGATCGGCTCTTCGCCACCTGCTCCGATGATACAACGGTTGCTTTGTGGGACATCCGTAACCTAAGTAGCAAACTTCGCACCCTGAACGGGCATACTGGCTGGGTGAAGAACGTAGAGTACTCAAAGCGTGACAGCGTGCTACTATCGTCCGGGTTCGATGGGTCGATCTACGCCTGGGAGATTAACAATTGCACTGAATACGGCTCCGTGTGCCGGCGAGTCCTGCATACTTCTGGGCTGCTGCGAACACGTTTGACGCCGGATG encodes:
- the LOC128723490 gene encoding probable RNA-binding protein EIF1AD, whose amino-acid sequence is MSRVTKIKHVLKEQEADDYEVPKENQRIVRIVASRGNNLHEVETAEDNEESFLVSMPVKFRKNVWVKRGNFVLIEPIEEGNKVKAEICRILTPTHIKIFEKEGVWPRKFSKKRELEENLDEDGLFRNTNRKFVAQSSDDDDDEDEDEDSAIDEDEDDSINDDRCNK
- the LOC128724158 gene encoding uncharacterized protein LOC128724158, which encodes MDLEIDAQKPTLDLAKKCLKKVPKMEDAQQYKVLILDDNELQKIDNIDSYLKIEKLSLCKNQLLRMYGVCRLHCLRELNLSYNGILTIEGLKDLLYLTHLNLECNNIKTIEHLNTNVNLQYLNLSENSITSVSDISYLKNLKELLLNGNRISHLRQCDKHLPQSLETLTLAKNNISDLNEICTLSHLNNLNSITITDNPCVQMTGSAIGFDYRPFVLNWCMSVKQIDGFVVTAIESLKAEWLYSQGRGRQFRIGEQSSLARYLSSVCPLSGEALENQNERKLRLILSKAQQHQRQLQEQTTLGSDGTNQSANNSPSSLRRKGQATRIQSPRVSRLSGRQNSPDAMSNSYHGNLSTSSISSGHNESSSGGSQLFELTRSLIDNITSDSNIMSQSLDPNMLATNNGGASNTANTGPSSFHECVVLSKQLASTTNQNHGVLYSDQQTGATVTAGSGPLTAASKMVPVPESLMSPDCGPTTTTAASIVQRNLQHCNMQPQPQTPQIPKAIKTKDTNRSASQSGGCNSLPKSASPRPSKRNNSSERSSPSLSPRKILNSNSSNGASMNNNHSRPVSAQSRHSVHAPTATPSEGGSSNAVSSDDDSEAINIEKLRTIRHKAAQQQTHQHHQPVVQHMVLKMKTKDVAPAGKETLEDNKATENSAILIQKLWRGYVARKRTRDVVEKLFHKRTNDHILQLTKDMQVTKEQLESGRKIQQLQMKALRQLWRKVSAMNQSADPTSLGNNSCGQMQATVLEAEEACGGVHVGGDVMESNTLQDLTKSCSMLMNQVQQLQGAVRDIVGCMQFLVHVPQPTQQPAGNIPRCTIETQTDVVAVFTPRVEQQVETFPFDSSSSASEQKELNVSTGSGKLSRPSTLPISSTETSPKPVVGEDCLTSIEDIVAVEPKQRIDSNQAMKIEEADRGNDEENNDGEQKERDEKENEDLVEAATTGTIETIST